Proteins encoded by one window of Ictidomys tridecemlineatus isolate mIctTri1 chromosome 7, mIctTri1.hap1, whole genome shotgun sequence:
- the Ssb gene encoding lupus La protein isoform X2, producing MKKWLPWKPKSVIKSRLNRLTTDFNVIVEALSKSKAELMEISEDKTKIRRSPSKPLPEVTDEYKNDVKNRSVYIKGFPTDATLDDIKEWLEDKGQVLNIQMRRTLHKAFKGSIFAVFDSIDSAKKFVETPGQKYKDTDLLILFKEDYFAKKNEERKQNKVEAKLRAKQEQEEKQKLAEDAEMKSLEEKIGCLLKFSGDLDDQTCREDLHILFSSHGEIKWIDFVRGAKEGIILFKEKAKEALEKAKDANNGNLQLRNKEVTWEILEGEVEKTALKKIIEDQQESLNKWKSKGRRFKGKGKGNKAAQPGSKGKVQFQGKKTKFDSDDDRDENGAAGTVKRAREETDKEEPASKQQKTENGAGDQ from the exons ATGAAAAAATGGCTGCCCTGGAAGCCAAAATCTGTCATCAAATCGAG gTTAAACCGCCTAACAACAGATTTTAATGTAATAGTGGAAGCTTTGAGCAAATCTAAGGCAGAACTTATGGAAATCAGTGAAGACAAAACTAAAATCAGAAGATCTCCAAGCAAACCCCTCCCAGAAGTAACCGATGAGTATAAAAATGATGTAAAAAACAGATCTGTTTATATT AAAGGCTTCCCAACTGATGCAACCCTTGATGACATAAAAGAATGGTTAGAAGATAAAGGTCAAGTGCTGAATATTCAAATGAGAAGAACATTGCACAAAGCTTTTAAG ggatcaATATTTGCTGTGTTTGATAGCATTGACTCTGCTAAGAAGTTTGTAGAGACCCCTGGACAAAAGTACAAAGATACAGATCTGTTAATACTCTTTAA GGAAGattactttgcaaaaaaaaatgaagaaagaaagcaaaataaagtgGAAGCTAAGTTAAGAGCTAAACA agagcaagaagaaaaacaaaagttagcAGAAGATGCTGAAATG aaatctctagaagaaaagattggatgtttgctgaaattttcaGGTGACTTAGATGATCAGACCTGTAGAGAAGATCTGCACATCCTCTTTTCAAGTCACGGTGAAATAAAATGGATAGACTTTGTCAGAGGAGCAAAAGAG GGAATtattctctttaaagaaaaagccAAGGAAGCACTGGAGAAAGCCAAAGATGCAAACAATGGTAACCTACAGTTAAGGAACAAAGAAGTGACTTGGGAAATACTTGAAGGAGAGGTGGAAAAAAcagctttgaaaaaaatcatagaggACCAACAGGAATCCCTAAACAAATGGAAGTCGAAAG GTCGcagatttaaaggaaaaggaaagggtaaTAAAGCTGCCCAGCCTGGTTCTAAAGGAAAAGTACAGTTTCAGGGcaaaaaaacgaaatttgataGTGATGATGACCGTGATGAAAATGGTGCAGCAG GAACAGTGAAAAGAGCAAGAGAAGAAACGGACAAAGAAGAGCCTGCAtcaaagcaacagaaaacagaaaatggtgCCGGAGACCAGTAG
- the Ssb gene encoding lupus La protein isoform X1: protein MAENGDNEKMAALEAKICHQIEYYFGDFNLPRDKFLKEQIKLDEGWVPLEIMIKFNRLNRLTTDFNVIVEALSKSKAELMEISEDKTKIRRSPSKPLPEVTDEYKNDVKNRSVYIKGFPTDATLDDIKEWLEDKGQVLNIQMRRTLHKAFKGSIFAVFDSIDSAKKFVETPGQKYKDTDLLILFKEDYFAKKNEERKQNKVEAKLRAKQEQEEKQKLAEDAEMKSLEEKIGCLLKFSGDLDDQTCREDLHILFSSHGEIKWIDFVRGAKEGIILFKEKAKEALEKAKDANNGNLQLRNKEVTWEILEGEVEKTALKKIIEDQQESLNKWKSKGRRFKGKGKGNKAAQPGSKGKVQFQGKKTKFDSDDDRDENGAAGTVKRAREETDKEEPASKQQKTENGAGDQ from the exons ATGGCTGAAAACGGTGATAATGAAAAAATGGCTGCCCTGGAAGCCAAAATCTGTCATCAAATCGAG TATTATTTTGGAGACTTCAATTTGCCACGagacaaatttttaaaggaaCAGATCAAATTGGACGAAGGCTGGGTACCTTtggaaataatgataaaattcaacag gTTAAACCGCCTAACAACAGATTTTAATGTAATAGTGGAAGCTTTGAGCAAATCTAAGGCAGAACTTATGGAAATCAGTGAAGACAAAACTAAAATCAGAAGATCTCCAAGCAAACCCCTCCCAGAAGTAACCGATGAGTATAAAAATGATGTAAAAAACAGATCTGTTTATATT AAAGGCTTCCCAACTGATGCAACCCTTGATGACATAAAAGAATGGTTAGAAGATAAAGGTCAAGTGCTGAATATTCAAATGAGAAGAACATTGCACAAAGCTTTTAAG ggatcaATATTTGCTGTGTTTGATAGCATTGACTCTGCTAAGAAGTTTGTAGAGACCCCTGGACAAAAGTACAAAGATACAGATCTGTTAATACTCTTTAA GGAAGattactttgcaaaaaaaaatgaagaaagaaagcaaaataaagtgGAAGCTAAGTTAAGAGCTAAACA agagcaagaagaaaaacaaaagttagcAGAAGATGCTGAAATG aaatctctagaagaaaagattggatgtttgctgaaattttcaGGTGACTTAGATGATCAGACCTGTAGAGAAGATCTGCACATCCTCTTTTCAAGTCACGGTGAAATAAAATGGATAGACTTTGTCAGAGGAGCAAAAGAG GGAATtattctctttaaagaaaaagccAAGGAAGCACTGGAGAAAGCCAAAGATGCAAACAATGGTAACCTACAGTTAAGGAACAAAGAAGTGACTTGGGAAATACTTGAAGGAGAGGTGGAAAAAAcagctttgaaaaaaatcatagaggACCAACAGGAATCCCTAAACAAATGGAAGTCGAAAG GTCGcagatttaaaggaaaaggaaagggtaaTAAAGCTGCCCAGCCTGGTTCTAAAGGAAAAGTACAGTTTCAGGGcaaaaaaacgaaatttgataGTGATGATGACCGTGATGAAAATGGTGCAGCAG GAACAGTGAAAAGAGCAAGAGAAGAAACGGACAAAGAAGAGCCTGCAtcaaagcaacagaaaacagaaaatggtgCCGGAGACCAGTAG